A single genomic interval of Bacteroidales bacterium harbors:
- a CDS encoding YceI family protein has protein sequence MKIFVKFIALAFIVALTACASGGPKTETRDAAEVKSADYDLKYEVNLEQSVVAWEGYKPTGTHNGTVAISDGKLKFNEGALVGGTFTIDLTSIKVLDLTDPDMNAKLTGHLLSADFFEVETYPAATFEITGVEAVDGSQVDLSKEKGDIIPTHAISGNLTMKDVTKNLTFHARVMMEGDMFMAQTNMFFIDRVDWNVQYGSKKLFADLKDNFINDEMGLAITLQATKVNDETASSN, from the coding sequence ATGAAAATTTTTGTAAAATTCATTGCCTTAGCTTTTATAGTGGCATTAACAGCCTGTGCTTCAGGTGGCCCAAAAACTGAAACGAGAGATGCTGCCGAAGTGAAATCAGCAGATTATGATCTCAAGTATGAAGTAAACCTTGAACAAAGCGTGGTTGCCTGGGAAGGTTATAAACCTACAGGTACACACAATGGAACGGTTGCCATTAGTGACGGAAAACTGAAATTCAACGAAGGTGCACTTGTAGGTGGAACTTTCACTATTGATTTAACTTCAATTAAGGTGCTTGACCTCACCGATCCGGACATGAACGCAAAACTTACCGGTCATCTTCTTTCTGCTGATTTCTTTGAAGTAGAAACCTACCCGGCAGCAACTTTTGAAATTACAGGAGTAGAAGCGGTTGATGGTTCACAGGTAGACCTCTCAAAGGAAAAAGGAGATATCATTCCTACACATGCTATCAGTGGAAACCTCACCATGAAGGATGTAACCAAAAATCTTACTTTTCATGCCAGGGTGATGATGGAAGGCGACATGTTTATGGCACAGACAAACATGTTTTTTATCGACCGCGTTGATTGGAATGTTCAATATGGTTCAAAGAAATTATTTGCCGATTTGAAAGACAATTTCATCAATGATGAAATGGGTTTGGCAATTACTCTGCAAGCCACAAAAGTAAACGACGAAACAGCGAGCAGTAATTAA